The DNA segment TCGGGATGATCAGCATCGAAGGTGAACTCGGTCTTGTGGAGCTGCTCCTCGCCGAGCCCGAAGAATCCTTCGACCGTGGACCGACTGTAGGTGCCGTTCACCCATTTGCACGTGGCGCGCCACTCGAACTTGGCGGCTTCCGGGGTCTCGGTCAGCGCTGTACGTGCCTCGAGCAACGCTTCGACGTTCACGCCGTTGTCGACGGGCTTGTCAGTGGTGGCCATCGCGTGCTCCTTGCGGTCTCTTGCGGAAGGGTAAGGATCGGCGCCCTCGAAGATCGGTTCGCCGAACTACCATTATGAACTTGGAAGGCGTCCGGGCAAGCCCCGAGGTGAGGCGAGTGGCCGCAAAGGAACTCTGCTTGTTGCCCACGCAGGCCAGGCTCATCTTCTGAGCATGTCCTCTCCGATCCAGCGAACCCAATACGACGTCGTGATCGCCGGCGCTCGTTGCGCTGGCGCGTCCACTGCGATGCTCCTAGCCCGTCAGGGATTGCGAGTGCTCGTGGTCGACCCTGGGCGCCGCGGGAGTGACACGTTGTCGACCCACGCGCTCATGCGGGGCGGGGTCCTCCAGTTGCACCGCTGGGGGCTGCTGGACGCCATCCGCTCGGCCGGGACGCCCGCAATCCGGAAGACCACCTTCCACTACGGCGACGAGACCATCGAAGTCCCCATCAAGCCGCGGGACGGTATCGACGCACTGTACGCTCCACGTCGGACTGTCCTCGACCTGGTGCTCGTCGACGCCGCACTGGCCGCTGGTGCCGAGGTCGTGCACCGTCAGTCCGTGGTCGACCTCCTTCGGGGCCCGGGGGGTCGGGTCTGTGGAGCGAAGATTGCCAGGGCGGACGGCCACGTGGTCGACGTGGCTGCCGACCTCGTCGTCGGAGCCGATGGAGTGCGATCCCGCGTCGCACGGATTCTGGAGGCTGAACTCGACTACGAAGTCCCCGAAACGACGGCCTCCATCTACGGCTACTGGAGAGATCTGGGTCTCGAGGGATACCATTGGTTCTACGAGCTCGGGGCGAGCGTGGGAGCCATCCCGACGAATGACGGCGAGACGTGTGTCTTCGCTTCGCTCCCTCCGGGACGCTTCGAGAACGGCCGACGTGATGGGCTCGAGGGGCTGTACCGCGATGTGTTGGGCGAGGTCTCAGTGGAGCTCGCGGGCAGGGTCACCGAGAGCGACGGTCCCGGGAAGCTGAAGGCCTACGCCGGCACCGCCGGCTTCCTCAGACGCGCCGCCGGAGCTGGCTGGGCTCTGGTCGGGGACGCCGGCTATTTCCGTGATCCCATTACCGCGCATGGGATCACCGATGCCCTTCGTGACGCGGAACTACTGGCTCGGGCCGTGGTCGACGGGAGTGACGGTGCCCTGACTAGCTATCAGGAGGCGCGCGACGAGCTCGTGAAGGGGCTGCTCGACGTCACGGGCCGGATCGCCTCGTTCGATTGGGATCTGGACGAGGCCAAAGAGCTTCATCTCACCCTGAGTCGCGAGATG comes from the Gemmatimonadota bacterium genome and includes:
- a CDS encoding FAD-dependent monooxygenase; amino-acid sequence: MSMSSPIQRTQYDVVIAGARCAGASTAMLLARQGLRVLVVDPGRRGSDTLSTHALMRGGVLQLHRWGLLDAIRSAGTPAIRKTTFHYGDETIEVPIKPRDGIDALYAPRRTVLDLVLVDAALAAGAEVVHRQSVVDLLRGPGGRVCGAKIARADGHVVDVAADLVVGADGVRSRVARILEAELDYEVPETTASIYGYWRDLGLEGYHWFYELGASVGAIPTNDGETCVFASLPPGRFENGRRDGLEGLYRDVLGEVSVELAGRVTESDGPGKLKAYAGTAGFLRRAAGAGWALVGDAGYFRDPITAHGITDALRDAELLARAVVDGSDGALTSYQEARDELVKGLLDVTGRIASFDWDLDEAKELHLTLSREMNTEVDLLRTLDGALVR